In 'Nostoc azollae' 0708, the following are encoded in one genomic region:
- a CDS encoding 2-succinylbenzoate--CoA ligase: protein MEQPLDYLQNLKNQDWLISNNSQYFYQIATELYLQLSQLSTQEKPPKIILAEREPVRFLASFIAACAAKCPVFLCNPDWGKNEWQQVFDLVQPDIVWGLDNISFQPATGNYQSPITNYIMIPTGGSSGKIKFAIHTWETLTASVQGFTEYFQLNAVNSLCILPLYHVSGLMQFMRSFTTGGKLVISPFKEVESYQLANINVSNFFISLVPTQLQRLLQNPQLTQWLSQFQTVLLGGAPPWDELLEEARFHQIRLGPTYGMTETASQIATLKPDDFLNGKINSGHILPHAKITIDNLTENLNIQAKSLALGYYPQLWINPGHFLVDDIGFLDSDGYLHIIGRSSNKIITGGENIYPAEIESAIRKTNLIIDVCVIGIPDKYWGQALTAIYIPKHPNRCTLEIETQLKSQLSKFKIPKYWIPLPNLPRNAQGKINRQQIQQIAEDFLPNI from the coding sequence ATGGAACAACCTTTAGACTATCTACAAAACCTGAAAAATCAGGATTGGTTAATTAGTAACAATAGCCAATATTTTTACCAAATAGCCACAGAACTATATTTACAACTATCCCAATTATCAACACAAGAAAAACCACCAAAAATAATTTTGGCTGAACGTGAACCAGTCCGATTCCTAGCTAGTTTCATCGCTGCTTGTGCTGCCAAATGTCCAGTTTTTTTATGTAACCCAGACTGGGGAAAAAATGAATGGCAACAAGTTTTTGATTTAGTCCAACCGGATATAGTTTGGGGACTAGATAATATTAGTTTCCAACCAGCAACCGGCAATTACCAATCACCAATTACCAATTATATTATGATTCCTACAGGTGGTTCTTCGGGTAAGATTAAATTTGCTATTCATACTTGGGAAACATTAACGGCTTCTGTACAAGGGTTTACAGAATATTTTCAATTAAATGCAGTTAATTCTCTTTGTATTTTACCCCTATATCATGTCAGTGGTTTAATGCAATTTATGAGAAGCTTTACTACAGGTGGTAAATTAGTTATTAGTCCATTTAAAGAAGTTGAATCTTATCAATTAGCAAATATTAATGTTTCAAATTTTTTTATATCTTTAGTTCCTACCCAGTTACAACGGTTACTGCAAAATCCCCAACTAACCCAGTGGTTATCTCAATTTCAAACTGTGCTTTTAGGAGGTGCGCCACCATGGGATGAACTCTTAGAAGAAGCGAGATTTCATCAGATTAGGTTAGGACCTACTTACGGAATGACAGAAACGGCTTCTCAAATTGCTACTCTGAAACCTGATGATTTTCTGAATGGTAAAATTAACAGTGGTCATATTCTTCCCCATGCCAAAATCACCATTGACAATTTAACAGAAAATCTCAATATTCAAGCTAAATCATTGGCGTTAGGGTACTATCCACAACTTTGGATAAATCCAGGTCATTTCTTAGTTGATGATATTGGTTTTTTAGATTCAGACGGATATTTACATATTATTGGACGCAGCAGCAACAAAATTATTACAGGTGGTGAAAATATTTATCCAGCAGAAATAGAATCAGCGATTAGAAAAACAAACCTGATTATTGATGTTTGTGTAATTGGTATACCGGATAAATATTGGGGACAAGCATTAACAGCTATTTATATTCCTAAACACCCAAATAGATGCACCTTAGAAATTGAAACCCAACTCAAAAGTCAACTGAGTAAATTCAAAATTCCTAAATATTGGATTCCCCTACCAAACTTACCCCGTAACGCCCAAGGTAAAATTAACCGCCAACAAATACAACAAATTGCTGAAGATTTTCTACCAAATATATAA
- a CDS encoding o-succinylbenzoate synthase, giving the protein MVYQFSYRPISKKFTRPVITNHGVWEIRESVIIRLVDITGKVSWGEISPIHWFGSETLEQALNFCSQLPGEITPEIIFDIPDKLPACQFGFESALENLLGKHESINYQNLTYSALLPAGETALDQWKTLWRQGYKTLKWKIGIDETSKEIKIFNSLIQELPKSAKLRLDANGGLSYASTKLWLTTCENLKNRIEFIEQPLPVDKFPEILELSNAYNTKIALDESVATLQQLEDYYKKGWEGIFVIKPGIVGSPSQLRKFCHQHQIDVVFSSVFETAIGREAALKLAAELSRNNRAVGFGINHFFA; this is encoded by the coding sequence ATGGTTTATCAGTTTTCCTATCGTCCTATTAGTAAAAAATTCACTCGTCCTGTAATTACCAATCATGGAGTTTGGGAAATTCGTGAAAGCGTAATTATCAGGCTTGTGGATATTACAGGTAAAGTTAGTTGGGGGGAAATTTCCCCTATTCATTGGTTTGGTTCTGAAACCCTAGAACAAGCTTTAAATTTTTGTAGTCAACTACCAGGAGAAATTACACCAGAAATAATTTTTGATATTCCAGATAAATTACCAGCTTGTCAATTTGGTTTTGAATCAGCATTAGAAAATTTACTAGGAAAGCACGAATCTATAAATTACCAAAATCTCACCTATAGCGCCTTATTACCAGCAGGAGAAACAGCTTTAGACCAATGGAAAACCTTATGGAGACAAGGATATAAAACATTAAAATGGAAAATAGGTATTGATGAAACATCCAAAGAAATAAAAATTTTTAATTCACTGATTCAGGAATTACCCAAATCAGCAAAACTGCGTTTAGATGCTAATGGTGGACTGAGCTATGCATCAACTAAATTATGGTTGACAACTTGCGAAAATCTAAAAAATAGAATTGAATTTATTGAACAACCTCTACCTGTTGATAAATTCCCAGAAATACTGGAATTAAGTAATGCGTATAATACAAAAATCGCTTTAGATGAATCTGTCGCCACATTGCAACAACTTGAAGACTATTATAAAAAAGGTTGGGAAGGGATTTTTGTGATTAAACCTGGTATAGTTGGTTCACCATCACAGTTAAGGAAATTTTGTCACCAGCATCAAATTGATGTAGTATTTTCATCTGTATTTGAAACTGCAATTGGTAGAGAAGCAGCACTAAAATTAGCAGCAGAACTATCCAGAAATAACCGCGCAGTAGGTTTTGGTATCAACCACTTTTTTGCATAA
- the menA gene encoding 2-carboxy-1,4-naphthoquinone phytyltransferase, translated as MTRNHISMPKNKLWIAAIKPPMYSVAIMPIWVGSGVAFAETKIFNGVIFAVFMTAAILILAWENISNDVFDSETGIDKNKHHSLVNLSGNKQLMFWLGNLCLGSGLLGIIVIALLQKDPTVIGIILLCCGLGYMYQGPPFRLGYQGLGEILCFVAFGPLGMAAAYYSQTQTWSITNLAASVIVGIVTSLVLFCSHFHQIKDDIAAGKRSPIVRLGTQKSAQVLVWFTASIYPLSLLLVGLGVFPIWTLLSWVSLPFAFKLCRHVLENHDLPDKVSNCKFIAVTVHFWSCLLFGTGFMLG; from the coding sequence ATGACTAGAAATCATATATCAATGCCCAAAAACAAATTATGGATAGCGGCTATTAAACCGCCGATGTATAGTGTTGCTATTATGCCTATATGGGTAGGTTCAGGGGTAGCTTTTGCAGAAACTAAAATTTTTAATGGCGTAATATTTGCAGTTTTTATGACTGCAGCGATTTTAATTCTGGCTTGGGAAAATATCAGTAATGATGTTTTTGACTCGGAAACAGGGATTGATAAAAATAAACATCACTCGCTGGTGAACTTATCTGGTAATAAGCAGTTAATGTTTTGGTTAGGAAATTTATGTTTAGGTTCGGGTTTGTTGGGGATAATTGTGATCGCCCTTTTGCAAAAAGACCCGACTGTAATTGGTATAATTTTGCTATGCTGCGGTTTGGGCTATATGTACCAAGGACCTCCCTTTCGTCTAGGATACCAGGGTTTGGGCGAAATTCTCTGTTTTGTTGCTTTTGGACCATTGGGAATGGCAGCAGCCTACTACAGTCAAACACAAACTTGGTCTATCACCAATTTAGCCGCTTCCGTGATTGTCGGTATTGTCACTAGCTTAGTTTTATTTTGCTCACACTTTCACCAAATTAAGGATGATATAGCGGCAGGAAAGCGATCGCCTATTGTTCGTTTAGGTACACAGAAGAGCGCACAAGTCCTAGTTTGGTTTACAGCTAGTATTTATCCCTTGTCTTTGTTGTTGGTTGGATTAGGAGTTTTCCCAATTTGGACGCTATTAAGTTGGGTAAGTTTACCCTTTGCATTCAAATTATGTCGTCATGTCCTAGAAAATCACGATTTACCAGATAAAGTTAGTAACTGTAAATTCATTGCTGTAACTGTACATTTTTGGAGTTGCTTATTATTTGGTACAGGATTTATGCTGGGCTAA
- a CDS encoding isochorismate synthase: MTMSPCRSRCFVDYEDLHQLLLAVQEKCCENHSQQIVSISLQIDLIDPLVVLDKFAQANTLNFYFENRSKGEAIAAIDAVTKLEITGKDRFSKTEEFIKDCLRNVVNFGNTNQSFAGMHFFSCFSFFDQHHQADYPFPAATIFLPKLQVAVKNLSCTLVVNNLIHANINIQTILRELQNEVKTLQFLSHYSPNIEFSPSNFNKSKITNSHSFKHSVSSALEKIASNHLRKIVLADALDVRAYNCFNLFKSLNNLRQLHPNCYVFSTSNGKGQNFIGASPERLISIQEQQLITDALAGSAPRGRTRNEDAANAKNLVNSNKEKHEHSLVIDFITQRLSQLGLFPQILAPRLRQLSNIQHLWTPITAVVPVNIHPFKILSQLHPTPAVAGAPRDIACAEIRRYENFERGLYAAPLGWVDGNGNCEFIVGIRSALIDGDHARLYAGAGIVAGSDPDKEFAEVQLKLQALLKALV, encoded by the coding sequence ATGACAATGTCACCATGTCGCAGCCGTTGCTTTGTAGACTATGAAGATTTGCATCAATTGCTGTTAGCAGTTCAAGAAAAGTGCTGTGAAAATCATAGCCAGCAAATTGTTAGTATTTCTCTACAAATTGACTTGATTGATCCTTTAGTGGTATTGGATAAATTTGCCCAAGCAAATACATTAAATTTTTACTTTGAAAATAGAAGTAAAGGTGAAGCCATTGCAGCCATTGATGCTGTAACCAAATTAGAGATTACTGGTAAAGACAGGTTTAGTAAGACAGAGGAGTTTATCAAAGATTGCCTCAGAAATGTCGTCAACTTTGGCAATACAAATCAATCATTTGCAGGTATGCACTTTTTTTCTTGTTTTAGTTTTTTTGATCAGCATCACCAAGCAGATTATCCATTTCCAGCCGCTACTATTTTTCTACCTAAATTGCAAGTAGCTGTAAAAAATTTATCCTGTACTTTAGTGGTGAATAATTTGATTCATGCCAATATTAATATTCAAACCATATTACGAGAATTACAAAATGAAGTCAAAACTCTCCAATTTTTATCACATTATTCTCCCAACATTGAATTTTCTCCATCTAACTTTAACAAAAGTAAGATTACCAATTCCCACAGTTTCAAGCATTCAGTATCATCAGCTTTAGAGAAAATTGCATCTAATCATTTAAGAAAAATTGTTTTAGCAGATGCTTTAGATGTCAGAGCATATAATTGTTTTAACTTATTCAAATCCTTAAATAATCTGCGACAACTACATCCTAACTGTTATGTTTTCTCTACCAGCAATGGTAAAGGACAAAATTTCATTGGTGCTAGTCCAGAACGATTAATTAGTATTCAAGAACAGCAATTAATAACAGATGCTTTAGCAGGTTCAGCACCCAGAGGAAGAACACGTAATGAAGATGCAGCTAATGCCAAGAATTTAGTTAATAGCAACAAAGAAAAGCACGAACACTCCCTAGTTATTGATTTTATCACCCAACGTCTATCACAATTAGGTTTATTTCCGCAAATTTTAGCCCCACGTCTGCGACAATTATCCAATATTCAGCATTTATGGACACCAATTACGGCTGTAGTACCTGTTAACATCCATCCGTTCAAAATCCTTTCCCAATTACATCCTACACCAGCCGTTGCAGGTGCACCCAGAGATATTGCTTGTGCAGAAATTCGCCGTTATGAAAATTTTGAAAGAGGTTTATATGCCGCACCCCTGGGTTGGGTAGATGGCAACGGAAATTGTGAGTTTATTGTCGGGATTCGTTCAGCATTAATTGATGGGGATCATGCTAGACTATATGCAGGTGCTGGTATAGTTGCCGGTTCCGATCCTGATAAGGAATTTGCGGAAGTGCAACTTAAGTTGCAAGCTTTACTCAAAGCGTTGGTTTAA
- a CDS encoding DUF4351 domain-containing protein, giving the protein MQQSAIYQDILQKGKWEGKQEGLQIGKQEGKQEAEVLLILRLVSHRFGTVEPQIEERMNQLSTTQYRKFSRSTFRFL; this is encoded by the coding sequence ATGCAACAATCTGCAATTTATCAAGATATCCTGCAAAAAGGAAAGTGGGAAGGAAAACAGGAAGGTTTGCAAATTGGTAAACAGGAAGGAAAACAAGAAGCAGAGGTGTTATTAATTCTCCGTTTAGTTTCTCATCGATTTGGTACTGTTGAACCTCAGATAGAAGAGAGAATGAATCAGTTGTCTACAACTCAATATAGAAAGTTTAGCAGAAGCACTTTTAGATTTTTATAG
- a CDS encoding glutamate-5-semialdehyde dehydrogenase has protein sequence MTTVQVTFPLVQIAQQTRLAASKLALLSTEEKNQAIDAIALALESAKEEILTANLADCQAAVAEGIAKPLYKRLQLDEHKLRDAIAGVRDVGKLDDPVGKVQIHREVDTGLILKRITCPLGVLGIIFEARPEAAIQIVSLAIKSGNGVILKGGKEALRSCEVIVKTIKQELSHTAVNPDAVQLLTTREEILELLQLDKYVDLIIPRGSNSFVRFVQENTRIPVLGHADGICHLYVDKAADIDKAINITLDSKTQYPAACNAIETLLVHNRIASEFLPKIAAALAAQNVELRGDERTLEILPNLGSTTEIDWETEYGDLILAIKIVDSLEDSISHIREYGSRHTEAIVTEDVAAAETFQALVNAAGVYHNCSTRFADGFRYGFGAEVGISTQQMPPRGPVGLEGLVTYKYQMSGDGHIVSSYTGANGKSFTHRDLE, from the coding sequence ATGACTACTGTGCAAGTTACTTTTCCGTTAGTTCAGATTGCCCAACAAACCCGTTTAGCGGCTAGTAAGTTAGCTTTGCTTTCGACTGAGGAGAAAAATCAAGCTATTGATGCGATTGCACTGGCATTAGAATCTGCTAAAGAGGAAATATTGACAGCAAATCTGGCTGATTGTCAAGCGGCTGTGGCTGAAGGGATTGCTAAACCTCTTTATAAACGTTTGCAGTTAGATGAACATAAGTTAAGAGATGCCATCGCAGGTGTGCGTGATGTTGGTAAATTAGATGATCCTGTGGGTAAGGTACAAATTCACCGGGAAGTTGATACTGGCTTAATTCTCAAACGTATTACCTGTCCTTTGGGTGTATTAGGAATTATTTTTGAAGCCCGTCCTGAAGCTGCAATTCAAATTGTTTCTCTAGCAATTAAATCAGGTAACGGTGTAATTCTCAAAGGTGGGAAAGAAGCTTTACGTTCTTGTGAAGTCATAGTTAAAACCATTAAACAAGAATTATCTCACACGGCTGTTAACCCGGATGCGGTACAATTGCTAACAACCAGAGAAGAAATATTAGAACTTTTACAATTAGATAAATATGTAGATCTAATTATTCCCAGAGGTTCTAATTCTTTTGTCAGATTCGTCCAAGAAAATACTCGCATTCCTGTACTTGGTCATGCCGATGGAATTTGTCATCTTTATGTAGACAAAGCGGCTGATATTGATAAAGCCATTAATATTACTCTTGATTCTAAAACTCAATATCCTGCTGCTTGTAATGCCATTGAAACCTTATTAGTTCACAATAGAATTGCTTCAGAGTTCTTACCAAAAATCGCCGCAGCTTTAGCAGCACAAAATGTAGAATTAAGAGGTGATGAACGCACTTTAGAAATTTTACCTAATCTTGGTAGTACGACAGAAATAGACTGGGAAACAGAATACGGTGATTTGATTTTAGCAATTAAAATTGTTGATTCTTTAGAAGATTCCATAAGCCACATTAGGGAATATGGTTCTCGGCACACAGAAGCAATTGTGACGGAAGATGTAGCAGCAGCAGAAACTTTTCAAGCTTTAGTAAATGCAGCGGGAGTTTATCATAATTGTTCTACCCGTTTTGCCGATGGTTTCCGTTATGGTTTCGGTGCAGAAGTAGGAATTAGTACCCAACAAATGCCACCTCGGGGACCTGTGGGTTTAGAGGGTTTGGTGACATATAAATATCAAATGTCTGGTGATGGTCATATTGTTAGCAGCTACACAGGAGCTAATGGGAAATCATTTACCCATCGTGATTTGGAATAA
- a CDS encoding cation:proton antiporter, with amino-acid sequence MNITELVKISVILLLVATGVALVSRRLGVPYVTGLVLAGLPITELLSRPIGLDPALVLNLFLPILIFEAGINTDISRLRSTFKPIALLAGPGAVLSSAIIAVLLKFGLALTWIPALLIGVILANTDTVSMIAVFKDIPVPSRLSAIVEGETLFNDAAALVFFNLILQVYSTGSLTLLEGIQQLLFISVGGCLVGLVLGYLSIPIFSRLDDPLGSLLLTVAVALGTFQVGQFLGVSGAVAVVVAGLIFGNFGLSGKTSASSRITLFSFWEYASFTVNTFIFLLIGVEINLVTLWRTLPAILLAVLVYQAGRILTVYPLLTAVRWFDRPIPLRWQHLLFLGNIKGSLSMALALSLPSMLAGREFLITLVFGSVLVSLVGQGLSLPWLVKRLKLSKVSESQHQVEEMQAQLITSKAAQDELDSLLKSGVLPKALYEEMRSAYQVRIAGAEKVLREFYNRRPDEFAAKSHDIGKLDAIRRRLLLAEKGALNEAMRKRILSEDITRGRIQTIDKQLLQLDDD; translated from the coding sequence ATGAATATTACCGAATTAGTCAAGATTTCAGTTATTCTCCTGCTCGTTGCCACTGGTGTAGCTTTGGTATCTCGTCGTTTGGGAGTCCCTTATGTTACGGGTTTAGTCTTGGCAGGTTTGCCAATCACAGAACTATTATCTCGTCCCATTGGTTTAGATCCTGCTCTGGTTTTAAATCTTTTCCTGCCAATTCTCATCTTTGAGGCTGGTATCAACACCGATATCAGCCGTCTACGCAGCACTTTTAAACCAATTGCCCTTCTAGCGGGGCCTGGGGCTGTGCTTTCCAGTGCTATTATTGCCGTCCTATTAAAATTTGGGCTAGCACTGACTTGGATACCTGCTCTATTGATAGGAGTAATTCTGGCAAACACTGATACAGTTTCCATGATTGCCGTCTTTAAGGATATACCAGTACCCTCCCGGCTTTCTGCCATTGTTGAAGGAGAAACCCTTTTTAACGATGCCGCTGCCCTAGTTTTCTTCAATCTGATTTTGCAAGTATATTCCACAGGTTCACTCACATTACTAGAAGGAATCCAACAACTACTATTTATCTCTGTAGGGGGCTGCCTCGTAGGTTTAGTACTAGGCTACTTAAGCATACCTATATTTTCCCGTTTAGATGATCCCCTAGGCAGTCTCTTACTGACCGTCGCAGTTGCATTAGGAACTTTTCAAGTTGGACAATTCCTGGGTGTATCAGGCGCTGTTGCCGTAGTTGTAGCTGGATTAATTTTCGGTAATTTTGGACTGTCTGGGAAGACTTCCGCTTCCAGTCGTATTACCTTGTTTAGTTTCTGGGAATATGCCAGTTTTACTGTCAACACCTTTATTTTTCTCCTAATTGGTGTAGAAATAAACCTAGTGACACTTTGGAGAACTTTACCTGCTATTCTACTTGCTGTTTTAGTTTATCAAGCGGGAAGAATTCTGACAGTCTATCCACTACTGACAGCGGTTCGTTGGTTTGACCGCCCAATTCCTCTGCGCTGGCAACATTTACTCTTTTTAGGTAACATCAAGGGTTCACTTTCGATGGCTCTGGCATTGAGCCTACCCAGTATGCTGGCAGGTCGAGAATTTCTCATTACTTTAGTCTTTGGTAGTGTGTTGGTGTCATTAGTAGGACAGGGTTTAAGCTTGCCTTGGCTAGTCAAACGCTTAAAATTATCTAAAGTCTCAGAATCACAGCACCAAGTCGAAGAAATGCAAGCCCAACTGATTACAAGTAAAGCAGCACAGGATGAATTAGATAGCTTGTTGAAGTCAGGGGTATTACCAAAGGCCCTCTATGAAGAAATGCGTTCAGCTTATCAGGTAAGAATTGCTGGAGCAGAAAAGGTATTGCGAGAATTTTATAATCGCCGTCCAGACGAGTTTGCAGCTAAAAGTCATGATATTGGTAAACTAGATGCTATTCGCCGTCGTTTATTGCTTGCAGAAAAAGGGGCACTCAACGAAGCAATGCGGAAGCGAATTCTTTCCGAAGATATTACGCGAGGGCGGATACAAACTATCGATAAACAGTTACTCCAACTTGATGATGATTAA
- a CDS encoding DUF3124 domain-containing protein — MTLLTCCQSIDIPSKSQANTTPTISFQKTVTLDKNFKIAMGQTIYVPVYSHIYHHNRQEIFNFAATLSIRNTDLEKPIIITSVRYYDSHGKFIKQYLEHPIQLDTLASTDVLINRNDTSGGLGANFIVEWVASTEVSEPIVEAIMIGTDFQQGISFTSPGKGIKNQN, encoded by the coding sequence GTGACTTTGCTTACATGTTGTCAATCAATAGACATTCCATCTAAGTCACAAGCTAATACTACTCCAACCATCTCATTTCAAAAAACTGTGACCTTAGATAAAAACTTCAAGATAGCAATGGGTCAGACTATTTATGTTCCTGTCTATTCTCATATTTATCATCACAATCGACAGGAAATTTTTAATTTTGCGGCCACGTTGAGTATTCGCAATACAGATTTAGAAAAACCGATCATCATTACTTCTGTGCGTTACTATGACTCACATGGGAAATTTATAAAGCAATATTTAGAGCATCCTATTCAACTGGATACCCTGGCTTCAACAGATGTTCTTATCAATAGAAATGATACCAGTGGTGGTTTGGGTGCAAACTTTATTGTCGAGTGGGTAGCCTCAACAGAAGTTTCTGAACCGATAGTAGAGGCAATCATGATTGGTACTGATTTTCAGCAAGGAATTTCTTTTACCAGTCCTGGCAAGGGTATTAAAAACCAAAATTAA
- a CDS encoding potassium channel family protein, translating into MYVLIGGAGLVGLSLAQKLVELGHTVAIIDIDPTACRYAREQVGAMAFEGSAVSTEVLLEAGIRKADSLAAVLRSDALNLAMVTLAKHYGVPHMISRMRHPDFVEPLRLAGANHIISTVELAVSTMVNAIEYPQIESMMHFDQGQIEVLKLAIPNSCYVASRSVAEIAQDSRFPTGSLIIGYQPLPHEDLMIPNGSTVLEPGSTVLIVTKPGCLHQVIDFIEGCENR; encoded by the coding sequence ATGTACGTGCTAATTGGTGGAGCAGGCTTAGTAGGGCTGTCTTTGGCTCAAAAGTTGGTAGAACTAGGACATACTGTTGCCATTATTGATATTGACCCCACTGCCTGCCGCTACGCCCGTGAACAAGTCGGAGCTATGGCTTTTGAAGGCAGTGCTGTGAGTACAGAAGTGTTGTTAGAAGCTGGAATTCGTAAAGCAGATTCCTTAGCAGCTGTCCTCAGAAGTGATGCTTTAAACTTAGCGATGGTAACTCTTGCCAAGCACTACGGTGTTCCCCATATGATCAGTCGAATGCGTCACCCCGATTTTGTCGAACCGCTTCGTCTGGCAGGAGCAAACCATATTATCAGTACCGTCGAGCTAGCAGTTTCCACAATGGTGAATGCCATTGAGTATCCCCAAATAGAATCAATGATGCATTTTGACCAGGGGCAGATTGAGGTTTTAAAACTCGCTATTCCCAACAGTTGTTATGTAGCTAGTCGCAGCGTTGCTGAAATTGCTCAAGATTCTCGGTTTCCCACTGGCTCACTAATTATCGGCTACCAACCTCTTCCTCACGAGGATTTAATGATTCCTAATGGTAGTACAGTGCTAGAACCAGGTTCGACTGTACTGATTGTGACTAAACCAGGATGTTTACACCAAGTTATTGATTTTATCGAAGGTTGTGAGAACAGGTGA
- a CDS encoding DUF1611 domain-containing protein — protein sequence MRLPLNKKIAILLHEGLSGTQGKTGLSILRYSEAPIVAVIDRESVGKSVPELTGIKRDVPIVASVAAALQYEPEVLLIGIAPKGGIVPDNYWPDIQDGLKGGMSLVNGLHTPLANIPDLNALLKPGQLIWDVRKEPPNVEVASGLARTLPCRRVLTVGTDMAIGKMSTSLELHWAAKLRGWRSKFLATGQTGLMLEGDGVALDAVRVDFAAGAVEQLVMRFGKHYDILQIEGQGSLLHPGSTATLPLIRGSQPTHLILVHQAGQTHNRNNPHISIPALPEVIKMYEIVASAGGAFSKVRVAAIALNTRDLDESGAKDAIAQTITQTGLPCTDPVRFGGGLLLDAVMQR from the coding sequence GTGCGTTTGCCCCTTAATAAAAAGATAGCAATTCTACTGCATGAAGGACTGAGTGGAACTCAGGGGAAAACAGGATTATCAATTTTACGCTACAGTGAAGCCCCTATTGTTGCAGTCATAGATCGGGAATCTGTAGGTAAATCTGTCCCAGAGTTAACAGGTATCAAGCGCGACGTTCCCATTGTTGCCTCTGTAGCCGCAGCTTTACAGTATGAACCGGAAGTTTTACTAATTGGTATAGCCCCCAAAGGTGGAATCGTACCAGATAATTATTGGCCAGATATTCAAGATGGGCTGAAGGGGGGAATGTCTTTAGTTAACGGTTTACACACACCTTTAGCTAATATCCCAGATTTAAATGCACTATTGAAACCAGGACAGTTAATTTGGGATGTCCGCAAAGAACCACCTAATGTAGAAGTTGCTTCGGGGTTAGCGCGGACTCTTCCCTGTCGTCGTGTGTTGACGGTAGGAACAGATATGGCCATTGGAAAGATGTCTACTAGTTTAGAATTACACTGGGCGGCTAAGTTACGCGGTTGGCGTTCTAAATTTTTAGCTACTGGTCAAACTGGTTTGATGTTAGAAGGGGATGGAGTCGCTTTAGATGCAGTGCGGGTAGACTTTGCTGCTGGTGCTGTGGAACAGTTGGTGATGCGTTTTGGTAAACACTACGATATTTTGCAAATTGAAGGTCAAGGTTCTCTGTTGCATCCTGGTTCAACTGCAACTTTACCTTTGATTCGTGGTTCTCAACCAACCCATTTGATCCTAGTTCATCAAGCAGGACAAACTCATAACCGTAATAATCCTCATATTTCCATTCCAGCGCTACCAGAGGTAATTAAGATGTATGAAATTGTGGCTAGTGCAGGGGGTGCTTTTAGTAAAGTTCGTGTAGCGGCCATAGCTTTAAATACTAGGGATTTAGATGAATCTGGGGCTAAGGATGCCATTGCCCAAACTATAACTCAAACAGGTCTACCTTGCACAGATCCCGTGCGGTTTGGTGGTGGATTACTGTTAGATGCAGTCATGCAGAGGTAA